The sequence AGACTTTGATTTGCTTCCCTTGTTTTACATTCAAGAGTTGGCTAAATGAGGATTATATGATTGAGGaatttttccctttatttcctttataaatTTGGTTCATTAATAACTTCTTATTAGGATGGAATTCGCTCACTCTTATTCAATTACTTGCATTAGAAATGTTTAGCTGTCAATATTGTTTGCTAATTGTTGATTATCTTTAAATGACTAGTGTTTGATAGTGAAGGGCAGAAGATTGCGTGGGAGTAGTTTTCTTGGACTGTATGCTTTGAATATATGTTTCTTAGAAACTGAGGGAGGACATTTgtgatttcttttatttctttaccATTAACTTTTATGTTGGTTCAGTTTAGTTGTTGGTACATATAGACAACTTTTTTGGTTAAAAGATATCAgctataataatatttattgaaaacaagAACCTGTGAGCAATGAGAGGTTAGTTATAGTTCTATTACCACCCACAAAATTGAAACCTTAAAGCTTGTAGCCATCATAACTATTTTTAGTGGTGATATTTTGTTCTTGCCTTTAGTATTCCCTATGATGACTTCCTGCTTCAGATCATATGCCCTGATTAGGACACTAAAAAAAGATTCCGGAGTTTAATCTTTGAGAGTTGTAATCTGCAGACTAGGTCCTGTAGCTGATTGGCACCTTAAACAGCTTCTCAGGAttagtatttgtttttaatactAAAGGCATCATTCAATTTTCTTAGATttcaaaggaaaagagaaaggagggaaaaaaaagacaACAGCAAATAGTCAACTACCTGTACGAAAAATCTTGGTTGCATTAGAAGAATATTATTcaagacaaaacaaaaaattagtgATAGAAGGAAGCAAAGatctttaattgaaaatatggtcAATCAAAGTCACCTGCATAATTCTTGGTATTAAATGATCATATCATTTTAGATTCAGCTTATTGTTTAACTTCATATACCTTATGATGTCATATTAGGATATTCTTTCAAAGCGTCTTGTCTTCATCTAAGTCGTTTTCTTATACTGAGTTTCACGATTATATGTATCCTTGTAGAATGATGTAAAATATCGCTGCAGTGAAACTGGCTACCGTATTCCTCTGAAATGTGTAGAAATTGAAGATGGTTCAAAGAAAGGGAAGAGCCAAAAATCACCAAATAGTCGATCTGCCCTAGAAAACagttacaagaaaataaaaccaCATGTAGTGCAAAATGAAGCAGAAAAACTCTATGCTTCAATAAGACATAGAAGTTTATTGGAGGATTCATCCACATTAGAAGATGGTCTGAAGGCATATATTACATATAGGAGCTGTATACCACCTGTAAATGAAGAGAAGTTGTCGGTACTTGGCTTTGAGGTATGTTAATGTTCTCCAAATCTGTTCTTCTTGTGATTTGTCTGGCCCTTTGAACACTTGGTTATCTTGACAAAATCATACTAAAGAACAATGCTATTCATGCTTTTTAGATCCCATTAACATGGCATGATGTAATGATCATTAAACAACAACTCACAAACATCGTAGccatgaatatttttttaggcTAATACATTTGCCATATCTTCACTGATACATATGTCTTGATCCCCAAGTCTCCCAAATTAATGTTGTTAATGATTCATGTTTTGTAACTAAAATCCAATATTCATAGTAAATCAAGCTTTCACCAACATGGCATAAATGTGGCACATTGGTTGTTGTGGAATTCATGGCAAGAAATGCAAGTAAAATTGGGAGCATATCGTGGTCATGCACATAGGAAATATCAAGAagatttatattcatatttttttagttgacatatatttaagaaataaaacttgaaaacaaaaatagtagGTTTTTGTCTGgatacattttctatttttttcttttttaaaatagaaacttcTACATGAAAGTGAGAAAGTCTTATGTATAAACTTAccttatatccttaaaaataactttaaaaaatttcaaaatttgaggtaggaaattttttttaataaatcaatttttcaatgtAAGCCTCAAGGAGAGTTCTTGTAGTTTATATAGAAATTACTGTTATTtttcgtttttaaaaatagaacagAAATTGTATCCAAACTGACtcttaacaaaatattttttcaaaaaaagctTACTAGTTCAAGTCTTAAACCTAAATCATAGTATCTAATTGTGGTATAAAATGTAAAGTTGGCTGGAACTCAATAAGACAAATAAATGAAGTGTATGCACTAAAACTAAACTGAACCCCTAGAAAGCATAAAAGCAAACTTCGTTCTAGCTCTGTTGTTATCATGGCTGCAACTCTTTGATTGAAGGATTTATTTAACTTGCTTGATAAACAAGCCTACCTTTCTGTATCCCAAGAGTTCATAAATTTGAGTGATAGATCAACTGTTTTTACCCCTAtgaattcctttttcctttcttttcggTTCTGTTGCCATTGTACTTTGTTCTTGGTCCATTCTGTTCTCCACTCCTCTCTTTGAACTTTTCCATGATCCTCTAGACGCCTTTTTCTCAGGTGAAGTAAAacttgattatttattttcattttgaagtCTGACATATAATTTGAACAATTTTGAACAGGGTATTATGGTGTGCTTATTGCTGGTTAGTGGTTCAGCTGTATACTTCAGACGCAAGCGGAGTGTTGCAATGCCCGGGGCTGGGCCTGTGAGAATCCCCACCAGTTCTAGATTTTAAATACAGCAGGCTGTGATTGGTATTTTCAGGTCCTACTCCTTCCATGGAGATGATTCTTGAAGGATTATCTTAACTCTTGAAACATTGAATTTGTAGGGTAAAATTAATAACCAAATTGTCAATTGCTGTTTTCTGGCTCTCATGTAGTGGCAAATTGTCATGTATTTTGTATTTGTACTTAAATTATAGGAAGTTTCCAAGATTTTGTCAATCTGTTTTGGAATGTTCCATATATCCTTTATATTATAGCAAAggatcttttatttaattaaaaatggtaattaaataaattcatttatttaaaaaaagagagtataaaaatgatttatttaatggttataattttttttaatcatttgtaaatttaaatattttttaaatatatatatatatatatatatatatatatccatggttatatttgattgatttgatataatatgagatttttataaatttactcctatttattttcaatttttctagattatttattttctaaaaataaataaataaacgtgattaaaaaaatttaatttgtcctcatagaaaaactaaaaaatgtgTAAAGTATATCATTAAATCACACTGAGATatgaattatttaatatgtacaaattattttgtacatttaataacacaatataaattttaagtatttcaatccaaaatattattgatagaaataaaaaattatttactaaattataaattgtaaaacaattttttaataatactaaacaatatattttttaatagaaaatttagaatgttaaattttaatttttaaacaaaaatttaaaaacataatatttttcatttcatttaaaaaaaaaattagcaaatcAAACAAGGATAATATAATATAgcatatttcattaaatataatattcatCTGCTTATATTTAGCTAGAAATGATAGCTTATCCAATATAATCCCATCTCACtttataaaaagaatcaaaCGCCTACTCTAAAACTGGGCAAGGTAATCATGCGTATTGCAACTTGAAGttagaaaacatttataaactATTCTATCTAAAACAATTGTAAACCTACTTGATACTATATTGAATTTTGTGTAGaacttattttttcaaactacttttaaaaaatccaatttaGTCTTGAAAGTGTGAATTTATCGTTTAAAAAGACGAGTTACATGTAAATCAAATTATAGGCTTTAGGCTCTCACAACCCATTCTAATTCTACGAAtttatttccatattttcatGCTGGATGATTGTGCCACGACGTCTGATGTAACAAGTGTAGACCATGTCCATGTCCTCTAAACATCTTGTAAGTTGTAAATCGGACAAGGACTACACTGGTTTATAGCGTCCTATATAAACTAGCAGCAGTATAAGCCAATGGGCAAACAAGACACCAAAGATGTTCTGATAAAATACCAGAAGCTCATTGCTAATGACTACTAAAGTTGCATTCAAACAAAATGCCAAAGAAGCTTCTGCCAAGAGACAACCcaattcttacatttattgctTTGCCTTCAGCAATCTGATTGATTACCCTCCTCGTGAGCTGCGACAACATTGGAAAGGGGATATTCAGAAAACATCTTccttaaattttagaattacaGAACAAGATAAACCACGTTATTGCTGCTTcctcttgaaaaaaatatacagAAGACACTTGAGATGCCCCTAATCACTTTTCTTGTGAGTCTCTTTAGCACATAATCAAAGCAGCACTGGTGCAAACTCCaaacaaaagaatgattttGGCAATGATCCTCAAACAACAAAACTCCTCTTTAACACATCTACAGTAACACAAAAACAAACGAGGATTACAAACAGCCGACGGAAGtatggaaattacaaaaaatagtCAGGAGTCTTCCGAGTGGTGTCAGGTTCAATCTGCCGAGGTGCCGGGTCAAATTGAAGGAAATTTTGATCCATATTCTCCCCAATCTCTAGTATTGCAGCCATATTCCCACACCGGTAACAATAGTTTGGAGCGCTAAATACAGTCACCACATTCTTTTCCTAGAAAAATGTTTAGAACAATTAcaatagtaaataaataattgaaaaaaaaaatgtgatacaagaaaatgcaaaagtCAATTCTGTTGGGTTTTCTCACCTGGCACCAATTGTAACCTTCCATGACAAGTTGATGGGCTCTTGAGATTAGAGTGAGCCCATTGGTGTGGTTGAACTGAGCTGCTATATCCTGTCCAAAAGTATAGCCTGCTCCACGTGGAGATATACCCCACCCACAACGGTCATCAGGATCCGACCACAAGAGATCGCACATAGGTCCTTCATGTGGAACCTACTTACCCACAAACAAATCCATCAGCAATTGTGAaaggttgaaaaaaataaatggaaaacaa is a genomic window of Vitis riparia cultivar Riparia Gloire de Montpellier isolate 1030 chromosome 1, EGFV_Vit.rip_1.0, whole genome shotgun sequence containing:
- the LOC117911599 gene encoding uncharacterized protein LOC117911599; translated protein: MAKERGMTRSSSAAWILIIHLLSMGVVSRSSHHSQGHQTIGRSESPNDAVGRRVLLSFRETPKGSNATFDCSISGPCVPCQYSEKNDVKYRCSETGYRIPLKCVEIEDGSKKGKSQKSPNSRSALENSYKKIKPHVVQNEAEKLYASIRHRSLLEDSSTLEDGLKAYITYRSCIPPVNEEKLSVLGFEGIMVCLLLVSGSAVYFRRKRSVAMPGAGPVRIPTSSRF